In Methylobacterium sp. WL1, the sequence CATCCCGCCGTCTTCGAGGAAATGCTCGAGCCAGTGGATGTCGTAGAGGCCGTTCTGGACGTCCGGGTTACGCACCAGGGTGCGGAACAGCGGCAGGGTGGTGTCGATACCGTCGATCACGAACTCGTCCAGCGCCCGGCGCAGGCGCATCAGGCACTCGTTGCGGGTGCGCCCGTGCACGATCAGCTTGCCGATCAGCGAGTCGTAATGCGGCGGGATCCGGTAGCCCTGGAACGCCGCGGAATCGACCCGGACCCCGAGGCCGCCGGGGGTGTGGTAATGGGTGATCTGGCCGGGGGAGGGCCGGAAGGTCTCCGGGTGCTCGGCGTTGATCCGGCACTCGATGGCGTGACCCTCGACCTTGATGTCGGATTGCGACACCGAGAGCGAGCCCCCCGAGGCGACCTGGATCTGTTCGATCACCAGGTCGATCCCGGTGATCATCTCGGTGACCGGATGCTCGACCTGGATGCGGGTGTTCATTTCGATGAAGTAGAACCGCCCGTCCTCGTAGAGGAACTCGACCGTGCCGGCACCGAGATAGCCCAGCTCCTTCATGGCGTTGGCGCAGATGCCGCCGATCTCGGCGCGCATCGATTCGTTGAGCGCGGGAGAGCCGCCTTCCTCCCAGACCTTCTGGTGCCGGCGCTGCAGCGAGCAATCGCGTTCGGCCAGATGGACCGCGCCGCCCCGGCCGTCGCCGAGCACCTGCACCTCGATGTGCCGGGGCTTTTCCAGATACTTCTCCAGGTAGACCGCGTCGTCGCCGAATGCGGCCTTGGCCTCGGAGCGGGCCATGCCGATCGCCTGCTCCAGCTCGGACTCGGTGCGGGCGACCTTCATGCCGCGACCGCCGCCGCCGGCCGCCGCCTTGACCAGGACGGGGTAGCCGATCTCGGCGGCGACCCGCTTGGCGTCGTCGATATCCTCGACGCCGCCCTCAGAGCCCGGCACGCACGGGATGCCGAGCTTCACGGCCGTACGCTTGGCCTCGATCTTGTCGCCCATGGTGCGGATGTGTTGCGCCTTGGGGCCGATGAAGCCGATCTGGTGATGCGCCAGAACCTCGGCGAACCGGGCGTTCTCAGACAGGAAACCATAGCCCGGGTGCACCGCGTCCGCCCCGGTTATCTCGCAGGCCGCGATGATCGACGGGATGTTGAGGTAGCTGTCCCGGGCGGCGGGCGGCCCGATGCAGACGCTCTCATCGGCCAGACGGACATGCATGGCGTCCGCGTCGGCGGTGGAATGGACCGCCACGGTGGCGATCCCGAGTTCCTTCGCCGCCCGCAGGATGCGCAGGGCGATCTCGCCGCGGTTCGCGATCAGGATCTTGTCGAACATCGAACCCTTAGAGCGTCCAGGCGATCCGACGGGACCGCGCAGGATGATCTATCCTCTTGTTGCGCGCCGTTTTCCAGGCCTGACGTGGCGGTCGATGCGGCGGAAGACGCTCGAACCGCCTACACGGAAGTCATCGCCGCCTGCTCGTAGCAGGCGGACGGACCGGCGAAGCGAACAGGCCGCCCCGCGCGTCGCTCAGGCGATGACCAGGAGGGCCTCGCCGAACTCGACCGGCTGGCCGTCCTCGACGAAAATCGCCGTCACCGTGCCGGCACGGGGCGCCACGATCTCGTTGAAGGTCTTCATCGCCTCGATGAGGAGCAGCTTGTCGCCGACCTCGACCTTGGAGCCGATATCGATGAACGCCTTGGCCTCCGGGGAGGGGCGCAGGTAGGCGGTCCCGACCATCGGCGACGGTACCGAACCGGGATGCGCCCGGGCCGGCTCCGCCGGAGCCAGGGCCCCCGTCGGCGGCGCCACGGGCGGTGCGGCGGCGGCGACCGGTGCGGGAGCCGCTACCTGGACGTTGACGGGCTCGAGCCGCCGCACGACGCGGATCCGCAGGTCTCCCTTCTCGACCTCGATCTCGGACAGGCCGGTCTCGGTGACGAGGTTGGCGAGTTCGCGGACGAGCTCGGAATCGATGGGATCGTTCTTGGGCATCCGGCCTTCTTCGTATCGCGCCGCGGCGGTCGGTTCATCCGGCATGCGCGCTGGCACTCGATCACAGCCTCATGGCTGGCGGCTCTTAGCGCATCGTTCCGGGGATCGGAACCGGCACGAAGCGCTAGAACTTTGGTTTTGCATCATCTTTTTCCGAAAGGTGGCAACCGCCCTTCGCGATGATGGTCTAGACGAAGGCGGCCGGGGGGGACAAGGCCGCGCCCTTCGCCATCCGCCGGTGGAAAGCTCCGGTGAGGCGCCTCAGCAAGAGGCGTGGCCGCATTGGCGGACATCCGCGATCGTCTTCCGGATCGGATCGACGCCGACGGCGCCTGGAATCACCTCGTCGCCGATGATGAAAGCCGGCGTCCCGGACAGGCCGAGCCGGTCACCCAGGCCGCGGTTCTCGCTGAGCGCGGCCTTCACCTCGGGGGAGGCCATGTCCTTCTGCAGCTTGACCGTGTCGGCGCCGAGGTCCTTGGCGACCTGGATCGCCCGGGCACCGTTCACGCGGCCCTTGGTCTCCAACAGTTTCTGGTGGAATTCGAACAGCTTGTCGCCCTTCAGCTGCTGGCGCACCGCGACCGCGACCTGGCTCGCCTCGAGGGATTCCGGACCGAGCACCGGGAAGTCCTTGATCACCACCCGCAGCTTCGGGTCCGTCTTGATCAGGGTCTGCACGTCGATCAGCGCCTTGCGGCAATAACCGCAATTGTAGTCGAAGAACTCGACCAGTGTGACGTCGCCCGCGGGGTTGCCGGCGACGACATCGTGCGGGCCGTTGATCAGGGCCTCGCGGGCCTCCTTGAGGGCCGCCGTCTGAGCGAGGCGCTGCGTCTCCGCCTGCTGCTTCTCGGCCTCGGCCAGGGCCTCCTGCAGCACTTCGGGGTGCTTGATCAGGTAGTCCTTGACGATCGCTTCGATGCCGGCCCGCTGCGCGTCCGTGAACGGGGAGCCCACGACAGCGGTGGCCGGAGCGGCGGACTGCGTAGCGTCCTGCGCCGAAGCCGGGACGGCGGCGAGGCCGAGCGCCAGGGCCAGCGCGGGCAGGGAGCGGTTGAAGAGCATGGATCCTCGCTTGCGCGGCAAGCCGGCCCGCGCGTGGCGCAAGCGGTAAAGGGTGGGTTAGGCGTTTTCGCGGCGCCGGGTCAAATCGCGATCCCGGCCGGGAGATCCCGCCCGCCGTGCGTCATCCGGTTCGTCATGCCCAAGCTGTTCCGCGCCTTCTGGCTACGCCCGCACCTGCTCTGCGCGATCCTGGTGGCGGTCGCCGCCGCCCTGGTGGTGCCCGGCCTCGACCCGGGGATGCGGCTGCTCGTCGGCTGGTGCGCCGGCGTGATCGTCCATGCCGGACTCGTCATACGGCGAGCCACCGGCCAGACCCGGGACGCCATGCGGCGCGAGGCCGCCCGGCTCGACGACAGCGCCAGGGTGATCACGGTCTTCGCCCTGCTGGCGGCGGCCGCGAGCCTCGGCTCGGTGGCGGTGCTGGGCGTCGGCGGCCGCATCGCTGGGCCCGGCGCGCGCTACGCCTTGGCACTCGCCGGAACGAGCCTGCTCTGCACCTGGGTGTTCGTGCAGATGATCTTCACGGTGCATTACGCCCACGTCTATTACGGCGCCGAGGACGAGGCGGGCGCCGAGCGCGGAGGCCTGGATTTCCACGGCGAAACCGAACCGGATTTCTGGGATTTTCTGTACTTCACCGTGACCATCGGGGCAGCGGCCGCCACCTCCGACACCAACCTCACCAGCAAGAGGATGCGCAGGATCGCGACGGTGCAGACGGTGGGCGCCTACCTGTTCAACACCGGCATCCTGGCTCTGGTGGTCAACATGGCTGCCGGCTTCGCGCCGCACTGACACCGGTTGAGGGCTAGGCCGCCAGGGGCTAACCCCGAGCACTGCACCGTCTCCGCCCTCGCGCCCCGTCAGGAAAGCATGATCCCGATCTCCCGGCGGGCCGCCGCCGTCCAGCCGTTCCTCGCCATGGACGTCATGGCCGCGGCCGCCGCCAAGGCCCGGCGCGGCGACGACGTGGTGCGCATGGAGGTCGGCCAGCCCTCTGCGCCGGCCCCGCGGGCGGTGATCGCGGCGGCGCAGGCGGCGCTCGCCACCGGCCGCGTCCCCTATACCGAGGCGCTCGGCCTGCCAGCTCTGCGCGAGCGGATCGCCCGGGATTATGCCGAGCGCCATCGCGTCGCGGTGAGCCCGGAGCGGGTGGTGATCACCACCGGCTCCTCGGCAGGCTTCGTGCTGGCCTTCATGAGCCTGTTCGATGCCGGCGCCCGGGTGGCGGTGCCGCAGCCCGGCTATCCGGCCTACCGCAGCATCCTGGCCTCCCTCGATCTCGTGCCGGCCCCGATGGTGCTGCGCGTCGAGGACCGTTTCGCTCCCACGGCCGCGCTCCTGCGCGAGGCCCATGCGCGCGCACCGGTGGCCGGCGCCCTGGTGATGAGCCCGGCCAACCCCTCCGGCACGGTGATCACGGAGGACGCGTTGCGGGACCTCTGCACGGCCACCCGCGACTTGAACCTGCCGCTGATCTCGGACGAGATCTATCACGGCCTCAGCTACGGCGTTCCGACCGTGACTGCCCTGCGGTTCGACCCCGACGCGGTGGTGATCAACTCGTTCTCGAAATACCACTGCATGACCGGCTGGCGGGTCGGCTGGATGGTGGTGCCGGAGGTTCTGGTCCGCCCGATCGAGCGGCTGGCGCAGAACCTCTACATCTCGGCGCCCTACCTTTCGCAGATCGGCGCGCTCGCCGCGCTGGACGCCACGGAAGAACTCGACGCCGTCCGCGACGGCTATGCCCGCAACCGGGCGATCCTGCTCGACGCGCTGCCCGGCCTCGGCCTCGGGCGCGTTCACCCGGCCGACGGCGCCTTCTACCTTTACGCGGACGTGGCGAACCTCACCAACGACGCCACCGATTTCTGCAGGCGCATGCTCGACGAGGCCAACGTCGCCGCGACCCCGGGGCTCGATTTCGATCCGGATCTCGGCCACCACCACGTCCGGTTCTCGTTCGCCGGCTCCGAGGCCGAGTGCCGGGAGGCGGTGGTGCGGCTGCGGACCTGGCTGCGCTGAACGATCAGGCCGCGCCCACCGGCACCAGGGCGCGGACCGCCTCGGCCAGATCCGAGAAATGCTCGATCACCCGGTCGGGCCCGAGCTCGGCCACCGGCACGTCGGTGTAGCCGAACGTCACCGCCACCACCGGGATGCCGGCGGCCTTGGCGGTGTCGATGTCGGTGCGCGAGTCGCCGACCATCACGGCCTGGGCCGGGTCGCCCCCAGCGCGTTCGATCGTGCCGGTGAGGTGGCTCGGATCGGGCTTGTAGGCCGGGAAGGTGTCGCGCCCGCAGATCGCCGCGAAGCGATGGCCGATCCCGAGCAGGCGCAGCAGCTCCACCGACTGGCCCTCGAACTTGTTGGTGCAGACCGCCAGCCGGAAGCCCGCCGCCTCCAGCGTGTCCAGCGCCTCCGCCACACCGGGATAGAGGTGCGACGTGTCGGCGAGGTGCTCGCCGTAATGGGCGATGAAGGCCTTGAACAGCCGCTCGTGGTCCTCCGGCGAGAGCGCGCGGCCCTCCGCCTCGAAGCCCCGCCGGATCAGCGCCTTGGCGCCGGCCCCGATCAGGCCGCGGGCCTGGGACAGGGGCAGCTCGGCCAGGCCTTCGCGCTTCATCAGCACGTTGAGCGTGCCGATGAGGTCGCCCGCGGTCTCGGCCAGGGTCCCGTCCAGGTCGAACACGGCAATCGGCGGACGGGCGGTCGATTCGGGCGGCATCGGGACGGGCTCCTGCTGGGCTACGGCCTCGCTAAAGCCGGCCGGAGGCGGGTGCAAGGCGGCGCGGCGCCCCACACTCGCCCGAAAGCCCAGCGAAAGGCGGGGGGCGTCAGTTCCCGGATCCCGTGATGAAACCGTCTCTGCTCTTGCTTGCCACCTGCCTTGCGCTCGCCAGCGCGCCGGCCGCCGCGACCTCGTTCGAGTTCGTGCCCGCGCCGCAGACCGACCTGAACCGGATGTACCGGGTCGACAAGGTTACCGGCGAGGTGACCTCGTGCCAGTACGGGCTTCAGGAATCGGCCGGCGGCATCGGCCAGACCGTGTGCTTCGGCCCCGGGGAGGGCGCCGGGGCTCAGGCGCCGTCGGAATACGGGCTGGTCGCAAGCCGCCACACACGCGAGGCCGGCGTGTTCCGGGTCAACTACCGGACCGGCGAAATGAGTATCTGCTTCGTGCTGGTGAAGAAGGAGCAGGTGGTCTGCACTCAGCAGGCCAAGCCCGGCGCCGAGGGCGCCTCCGATGCGCCGCTGACCGGACCCGCGCCCGGCAGGGCCGGGGCCAGCGCCACGCCGGCACAGGGCGGCCGCTTTTGAAGCCAGCGGCCCCGCGGAGCCGTTCCGGTCCGCCCTGCGGCATGCTAGGGGCCGCGCGACCGACCCAGGAAGCCCGGCTGCCCCGCATGCGCGACATCTCGATCCACCCCGCTCACCGGGCGTCCCTGCGGTGAGCGGACCGGACCTGCGCCGGGCGGCGGCGGCGCGCGCCCTCGACCTGGTCGAGCCTGGCATGCGGCTGGGCCTCGGCACCGGCTCGACCGCGGCGGCCTTCGTGGCCCTGCTCGGCGACCGCGTCCGCGACGGGCTCGACATCGTCGGCGTGCCCACCTCAGAGGCGACGCGGGTGCAGGCCGAAACCCTCGGCATCCGCCTCGCTACCCTGGACGAACAGCCCGAGCTCGACCTGACCATCGACGGCGCCGACGAGGTGGACGACCAGCTGCGCCTGATCAAGGGCGGTGGCGCCGCGCTGTTGCGGGAGAAGATCGTCGCCTGCGCCAGCCGCCGCATGGTTGTGATCGCCGATGCGGCCAAGCATGTCGCCCGGCTCGGCGCCTTCCCGCTGCCGATCGAGGTGAACCTGTTCGGCCTTACCGCCACGCACCGCGCGGTCGAGGCGGCTGTCGCCAAGGTCGGCTGCTCCGGCCCGGTGCGGTTGCGCCGCGATCCGGCCGGCAAGCCGCTTCTCACCGATGGCGGCCACCACATCCTCGACGCCCATCTCGGCGCGATCCCCGATCCGGACGCGCTCGGAGCCGCCCTCTGGTCGGTGCCGGGCGTCGTCGAGCACGGCCTGTTCCTCGGCATCGCCGACGCCGCGATCCTGGCGGCGGACCGCGGTGGGCGGGCCGAGGTCACCATTCTCGGCAGCTTGGTCTGAAGCGCCAAACCCTTTCGCAGGAACATTCAGCATGTCCCGACGCCTCACCGCCGCGCTCGGCCTCGCGCTCGCCGCGGCCACAATTCTCCCGCATGCGGCTTCGGCCCAAGCCAACAAGCCGGCCCCGGGCAAGCCCGCGGCGCAGCCGAACACGCCGGCCGCCGCGACGCCGAATTTCACGGCGAGCCACCTCGCTCTTGCCCGCGAGGTAATGCTCAGCTCCGGCATCGCCCGCTCGTTCGATTCGGTCCTGCCGGCCTTCGCCGACCAAATCCGCAAGCAGACGGTGACCCGGCCGGAACTCGCCAAGGATCTCGACGAGGTGCTGACCGCCCTCCAGCCCGAGATGGAGCTGCAGAAGCAGCGCATGATCGACATCGCCGCCCGCACCTACGCGGCGAAGTTCCCGGAGCCCGAGTTGAAGGAGATCGCGACCTTCTTCCGCTCGCCGGCCGGCAAGCACTACGTCGAGGCCCAGCCGCAGCTCCTCGACGAGATGGTGCAGGAGATGCAGGACTGGACGCAGGAAGTGTCCGAATACGTCATGGTCCGGGTTCGGGCCGAGATGGGCAAGCGCGGCCATCAGATGCAGTGAAGGGAGCGCGGGCGGTCGCGAGATCGGCTGCATCCCCGACTGTCCCACCCACGCGCTCATCCCAAGGCGACGGAGCGCAGCGGAGGCCGGTCTGAAGCCGTCCAAAGATCGCACGGCCGTCTGGAGGACTCCTTCGAAGCTCGCTGTGCTCCCACCTCGGGATGAGGGGGTCGTTTGGAGATCCGTTGCCCCTGAACGTCATGCGAGCGCCGTCTAACGCCCACAGGGCCTCCGAGAAGCTCGCCAGCCGCCTCTACACGGCGGGTGCGATCCTGCTCGCCGTCCTGCCGCTTGCCATGGTGCTCGCCAACAGGTCGAGCCCGGCGGTCATCGCCCTCGCCGCGCTCGCCTTC encodes:
- the accC gene encoding acetyl-CoA carboxylase biotin carboxylase subunit, whose translation is MFDKILIANRGEIALRILRAAKELGIATVAVHSTADADAMHVRLADESVCIGPPAARDSYLNIPSIIAACEITGADAVHPGYGFLSENARFAEVLAHHQIGFIGPKAQHIRTMGDKIEAKRTAVKLGIPCVPGSEGGVEDIDDAKRVAAEIGYPVLVKAAAGGGGRGMKVARTESELEQAIGMARSEAKAAFGDDAVYLEKYLEKPRHIEVQVLGDGRGGAVHLAERDCSLQRRHQKVWEEGGSPALNESMRAEIGGICANAMKELGYLGAGTVEFLYEDGRFYFIEMNTRIQVEHPVTEMITGIDLVIEQIQVASGGSLSVSQSDIKVEGHAIECRINAEHPETFRPSPGQITHYHTPGGLGVRVDSAAFQGYRIPPHYDSLIGKLIVHGRTRNECLMRLRRALDEFVIDGIDTTLPLFRTLVRNPDVQNGLYDIHWLEHFLEDGGMKV
- the accB gene encoding acetyl-CoA carboxylase biotin carboxyl carrier protein, which encodes MPKNDPIDSELVRELANLVTETGLSEIEVEKGDLRIRVVRRLEPVNVQVAAPAPVAAAAPPVAPPTGALAPAEPARAHPGSVPSPMVGTAYLRPSPEAKAFIDIGSKVEVGDKLLLIEAMKTFNEIVAPRAGTVTAIFVEDGQPVEFGEALLVIA
- a CDS encoding DsbA family protein → MLFNRSLPALALALGLAAVPASAQDATQSAAPATAVVGSPFTDAQRAGIEAIVKDYLIKHPEVLQEALAEAEKQQAETQRLAQTAALKEAREALINGPHDVVAGNPAGDVTLVEFFDYNCGYCRKALIDVQTLIKTDPKLRVVIKDFPVLGPESLEASQVAVAVRQQLKGDKLFEFHQKLLETKGRVNGARAIQVAKDLGADTVKLQKDMASPEVKAALSENRGLGDRLGLSGTPAFIIGDEVIPGAVGVDPIRKTIADVRQCGHASC
- a CDS encoding DUF1345 domain-containing protein translates to MPKLFRAFWLRPHLLCAILVAVAAALVVPGLDPGMRLLVGWCAGVIVHAGLVIRRATGQTRDAMRREAARLDDSARVITVFALLAAAASLGSVAVLGVGGRIAGPGARYALALAGTSLLCTWVFVQMIFTVHYAHVYYGAEDEAGAERGGLDFHGETEPDFWDFLYFTVTIGAAAATSDTNLTSKRMRRIATVQTVGAYLFNTGILALVVNMAAGFAPH
- a CDS encoding aminotransferase class I/II-fold pyridoxal phosphate-dependent enzyme: MIPISRRAAAVQPFLAMDVMAAAAAKARRGDDVVRMEVGQPSAPAPRAVIAAAQAALATGRVPYTEALGLPALRERIARDYAERHRVAVSPERVVITTGSSAGFVLAFMSLFDAGARVAVPQPGYPAYRSILASLDLVPAPMVLRVEDRFAPTAALLREAHARAPVAGALVMSPANPSGTVITEDALRDLCTATRDLNLPLISDEIYHGLSYGVPTVTALRFDPDAVVINSFSKYHCMTGWRVGWMVVPEVLVRPIERLAQNLYISAPYLSQIGALAALDATEELDAVRDGYARNRAILLDALPGLGLGRVHPADGAFYLYADVANLTNDATDFCRRMLDEANVAATPGLDFDPDLGHHHVRFSFAGSEAECREAVVRLRTWLR
- the gph gene encoding phosphoglycolate phosphatase (PGP is an essential enzyme in the glycolate salvage pathway in higher organisms (photorespiration in plants). Phosphoglycolate results from the oxidase activity of RubisCO in the Calvin cycle when concentrations of carbon dioxide are low relative to oxygen. This enzyme is a member of the Haloacid Dehalogenase (HAD) superfamily of aspartate-nucleophile hydrolase enzymes (PF00702).) — its product is MPPESTARPPIAVFDLDGTLAETAGDLIGTLNVLMKREGLAELPLSQARGLIGAGAKALIRRGFEAEGRALSPEDHERLFKAFIAHYGEHLADTSHLYPGVAEALDTLEAAGFRLAVCTNKFEGQSVELLRLLGIGHRFAAICGRDTFPAYKPDPSHLTGTIERAGGDPAQAVMVGDSRTDIDTAKAAGIPVVAVTFGYTDVPVAELGPDRVIEHFSDLAEAVRALVPVGAA
- the rpiA gene encoding ribose-5-phosphate isomerase RpiA, with translation MSGPDLRRAAAARALDLVEPGMRLGLGTGSTAAAFVALLGDRVRDGLDIVGVPTSEATRVQAETLGIRLATLDEQPELDLTIDGADEVDDQLRLIKGGGAALLREKIVACASRRMVVIADAAKHVARLGAFPLPIEVNLFGLTATHRAVEAAVAKVGCSGPVRLRRDPAGKPLLTDGGHHILDAHLGAIPDPDALGAALWSVPGVVEHGLFLGIADAAILAADRGGRAEVTILGSLV
- a CDS encoding DUF2059 domain-containing protein; this encodes MSRRLTAALGLALAAATILPHAASAQANKPAPGKPAAQPNTPAAATPNFTASHLALAREVMLSSGIARSFDSVLPAFADQIRKQTVTRPELAKDLDEVLTALQPEMELQKQRMIDIAARTYAAKFPEPELKEIATFFRSPAGKHYVEAQPQLLDEMVQEMQDWTQEVSEYVMVRVRAEMGKRGHQMQ